GGTCGCAGGGAAGCCAAGGAGGAGGTGCATGAGATgcttcatgtgtgcatgtatgtgttatCCGTATCTAAAGTGTAACTCCTCTCAGAGTAGTCCTTGTTGTGGCTTCTGAgctccatgtgtgtgtgtgtatgcaagtatatatttgtgttgttgggagtgtgtctgtgtgttatttgCCGCCGTACATCCTCTCAATGTCTTCCTGGTAGTGTGTTTTGAGCTCCTTGCGCTTCAGTTTGAACGCGTCGGTGACCAAACCAGTCTCCGGTGTCCACGGCTCGGCGCTCAGACGGATCTTCCTGGGGATCTCAAATCGCTCCAGTTTTGctggttgggggggggggggagaccaGAATCACAAGTCAGAGTGACAAAAACAGTGAGTAATGAGAGTGCAAGTCAGGCACAAGGCAGACGCCATCGCAGCACATCTGAGCTGATAACTTGACAGAGAGCGTGCCACCGGTTGCACCGCTTTAATTGCACAGTTTCTGCATAAGTAGGGTGAATGTAAGCGAAGACAGGCTTTTTACCAAAGAATAGGAAATGACATCTGGAATTCTGTACCTACTCCTCTGAGCGAACAGATCACGAAAAGCCTACCTGAGATAGCAGCCTCAGTAATGATGCGGAGGACCTCTTTCTCCATCTGGGGGTTGTTGCAGATCTCCTCCCACGTGCCCTTCACCTGCTTCTGCTCCGCCAGCGCCATCAGCTGCTTGTGGTTCGGCACCACAAAGCTGATCACGTACGACTGGTCACTGAGGAATGAGCACAAAAGAGTCCACGAGTTTCGCTTTTTCACCACgagggagaaagaaatgaagCCATGGTTAAAGGAAAATCATTGAATGGCTGAAATGAAGTCTGGGAGAGACCGTTTCAGAGGGCGTGTGTGCAGGACTCTACCTGTTGGCATAGGCACAGATGTTGTCTATGAGTGCACAGTTCTTCAGAACAGCCTCCACTTTTCCAAGCGAGACGTACTCGCCTGCCTGCAATTTCACCAGGTCCTTCTTACGATCTGTTTGAAAGAGAGCACACGTCACAATCCCAATAGATTCAACACTTGtgccacacaaacacgcacactaGTCGGTGGAACTCTTACCGATGATCTTGAGGCATCCGTCAGGGTGGAACTCGCCAATGTCTCCGGTACAGAACCACCGCTGGCCCTTCTCATCCACAAAAAAGTCGTCACAGTTCTGGGTTGTATTCTTGTAGTAGCCCATCGTTACGTTGGGACCGCCGATCAGAATTTCCCCCCGTGGGTTGGGCTTGTCTGTGCTGTAGTAACCGCCTGGAGGAGAGCAAACTTGATTAGAAAGAGCGCGTTTGTTTCTCGAAAGCTGGGATGTTGCCATTTGACTCACCCTCCTCCCAGTCCTTGAGCGTGATCTCAGAGCAAACCAGCGGAGCACCCACCCGTCCTGTGCTGTAGTCCCACACTGAAACAGTGGAAAAGTCTTGGTAAACAACCACAAATCATATTCattatgcttttatttcctctcttaaTTTCCCACagggcagcaaaaacaaactgctgtatCCCATCTCCCGCCTTCCTCCCTCCAAGGAAGCCATTGTCTTACTCTCACTGATGGTGCCAGCTCCACAGGTCTCCGTCAGGCCGTAGCCTTGCCCCACGGGGCAGCACAGGCAGATGTTCATGAAGCGCTGCGTGGCAGCCGAGAGCGGAGCCCCGCCAGAAAGCAGCACACGCGTGTTCCCTCCCAAGAGTGCACGCACCCTTTTGAACACCAGActgaggggaaggagggggatGACAAACGAAGAATATGGAGACGATgagagaggggtggaggagactccaacaacaacaactccaACAAAGCCATTCAGACCATTATAAAGTGAGCAATAAATCCACATGGCATCCAGATATTGACTTTGCTGAAGAATGTTCTGTGCAAACACAATATCCCAATCAATGCTGAGCAATGATTCACACACGTTAGAGAATAATTCCACACTAAACAAGAATTTGCAATAGGTCATGATTAGCCATGTGCTAACAGAGGTCTTTACCGAAGCCTCCGCTCATCTACACGGTAGTATGCGCGTTACCTGTCACACAGAGGCGTGGTGTAGCCCTTGGAGATCTGCTCCATCTTGTAGTTGTAAGCCAGCACAAAGAGCGTCTTCTGGAATTTGCTCATCTCCTCCACTTTGGTCATCACATTCTTGTAGATTCGATCCATGATTTCCTGCACGCCATCAGGCGGGAAAACCCTCCGTTAAAAGTTCCCATGAACCGGCTAGTGGAGCGCTATTCGCTTCAGCACATTCGTGTGTTTCCTGTCATAGCAGGCAGCTAGGGACGGACTTGTCGCAGATATTGATTGGTGgttacagcagcactgactgtgactgtggtGTGGTAGATAATGTTATGAGAAGAGATATTTCGGATCAAACTGGACTGATGGATTTgtgcagagatgaaaacacTTACTGGTACAGCAGCCATGAGCGTTGGTTTCAGCACGCTGGTATCCCCTTTACTGCCCTTCTTTATCTTGGTGGACTGTGAAAATGACATAACAACTGGTCAGCTCTCAGTGACCGAATGATCCAGGGCTGGAATGAAGGTAGATCACACACGAGCGACCTTCTTGCATTAttttggtggtgtttttttaaGGCTTAATTATAAATGCACGTAAAAACCTGTGGATGGAAACCTGACAACAGACTGCAACAAAAACCTGCTGGTCTGAaggtgtatttgtgtgtgtgtgtgctttaataCACTGACCTGGTCGGCTAGAGTCTGAGGGGAAGAGTAGCCGATGCGGCAGCCATGTGAGATGCACACCAGTTCGGCGCTCAGTTCTAGAACGTGCGCCAGTGGCAGGTAGCCGATGTAGGTGTCTGTTTCACTGTCGGCacagaaataacagcagctTAACATCCACGGCAGACACGGGAGAGGACACAGACAGGACAGTGAAAGTTGCAGAGCTCGAGACAAAGAGGACGGGGAGTGTCTCTAATATTCTCATACTTGAGGTCAGGAATTCGCTCAGCCATGCCAGTGATTCCAGCAATGATGTTGCCATGGGATATCATGACACCCTTGGGGATGCCGGTGGAGCCGCTGGTGTACATGATGACGGCGATGTCCGAGGGCTCTGGCTGTCTGCGGTTCACTTCTgcggcagagacagaggagtggAGGGTTGATGGTTAGAGCGGAAATGGATCACACACCAATATACACATTATCAGCTGTACTAATAAGTTGTTATGAAGACATGTCTGCACTAAGAACATTAATATTTCACATAATTATTCACGTTTTCTTCATCAAATACTGTAAAAGGAAAAGTACAAGCATTGTTAAAGTGACAGTTGGAGCACAAACATCACTTTTTCCCCCTCATTTTCCTAAAAAGTCGACCTCTGGCTGACTGTCACACGCGGCACATCACTCCAATTACACATCAGGGTGTCGGCTTTGTGTTAAGCCTCCATCAGCGTCCTTCCATTCGCCCGACAAAATTAGAAACCTTTTTAATCACACTGCACAAATGCTCACTGTTGTCGGGCTTGGATCCCATGTCCTTCACAGCGTCCATGTTGTAGATGGTGATGCCTCTGGGGATGTTCGGCAAGGTGGTAGGCTTGCTGTCCACCACGATCACATACTGCAGCCTCGGCACGTCGCACAGAATGGCCTGCGACGTGGAGTCGGGTGTGGGAGGGGGAAGAGCAAGTGAGAGGAACAAGTAATTACGCAAATAGAGCTCAGCTTTAATCAAGTCCTGATGTTACACACAATAAACGGCCTGTAATTCGGTGACACATCGAAGTGCAGAGCCTTGTTTAACACGGCCGACATGACAGAAGCAGATGAGGCAAAGCTGGTACCTTGAGACGGCTCTGAAGCAGGTCTTTGCTTGTGATGATGTGCGTGACCTCGGTCTCGTTCAGGCCATGGGCGATGGCCGTGGGTCCGAGGGTGGCGTACAGGGTCACAACTGGCAAATTCAAATGCAGTTGGTCAGTCAAGCTGTCCAAGAATGTCTGAATACACGagcgtctgtctgtcactcacgTGGGAAATTGAACATGAAGCAGGCTTGAGCTGCCATGATCCACTCGGCTCTGGTCTCACAGAAGATGGCGATGTTACACTGGGGCCTCTGGCCCAGAGCTGCCAGACCGCTGCCAAAGCACTTTGCCGCATGGTAGGCTTCCTCGTACGTCAGCCAGTTATAGTCCCCGAGGATAACCTGCAGacgacacacaaacaacttctttggaatcaggattgtaTAAAAGGGTAACAACAAACCGACACTGCTGAATCTGAAAGACGTCCGCTGTCACTCATGCAACATCATAATTCACATGCAGTCAGCCAGCGCCCTCTGCAGGGCTTTGGCAGCTATGCAGGTGTTAATGAGGAGGCTGTCAGCTGTGAGGCAAAGGACCAGAgacactgctgctcctccacccacactccTCACACTGTGCACAGTGGCAGACTGCGCCGTCAGCCTCACAGACACAAGCAAACTTCCTGTAATGACACAAATTCATCTGAAACTTATACAGTTCTAAGCCTGACTGTGATGAGCGGCGCCACCCACTGTCTACATCCTCGCTCCTGACGACAGACCAGCCATTTCACAGAATAATGAAacaagtgtgtgcgtgagaggAACAGGTCAGCGTCTCTCACCTTCTTGAAGACCTTTCCGTTAGGCTGGAGCTCGTCCTCCTCACTGAGCACCTCCCTGGTGCCCAGACAGTCCCTCTCGGGATACTTCACTGCAGCGTATTCGAACATTTTGTCCAGGGTGTCCACGCCGGGGTGCATCCATGCCACCAGCTTGTCCTGGTTGTTGATGGCCCTGTAAGGCCCTGCTGGGTGTCCGCTGATTGAGCGTGCCTTGATCCGGCGAGCTCGTTCCAGGTTGCTGCCGGCTCCGGAGAAGAAGTACCAGGGAATGAACGTGATGACAGAGTAGACCCAGACCACAGAGCggaaaacctgcagcagcactggGTTCATATCCTCCTTCAACTTCATCTTTGAGGATGAAGTCAGCGCTGGAGATGAATCAAACCAGAAGCGCAATGATACACTGCACTCGTCACTGCTCCTTCAAGTATTCCGGCTCGCTGCTGAGGCTGAAGGTCGGAGACGGTGGTTCCTTTCCTCAACCGCACCTGCAACATAGAGGTCAAATATGAAATTTTAGAAGCACAGTCTTGAATACAGACAGATCAGCACATTTGGAGACGTCAATAAGCAGCGAATATGAGCTATTCCCTCCTGGTAAACGAATCCTTTCTTGCCTGAAGCCCATCTCTGCCTATTCTTAGGCCGCTTCCCagtcagctttatttatttcaccAGATCTGCTGGCCCCGCTGCACAGATCCGAGCCTTAAAGAGAGAGCGTGACGCTACGACGCTTAACATTGTCGGCGCTGACATGTTTGTTAATTAATTGAGTAGTTGATAAATAGAAAGTTAATCGcctcatttgctgcttttctgcttaATGTCATTGTACGTTTTGTTGCTTGTCAGCCTAAATAAGCAATTTGTAGCCAAAATTAGACTATAGTTATCTTTCTAATACATACAGCTGAATCAAGCTGGGGTTGTTTTGAAGCATTGCCTCACTCATTTTCTGGACGTATAAACTTCTATGCCCCACCGCTACTCTGCAACTTAAACCAAAAGACACAATAACACTTGCAAATGCAGTATTGTACCATGTGCTACACTCGTTATGCTCTCACTTGCTTGGCTGTACCACAAAAGCCACTGGATCAACTCCGGCCGTCTCCTGGAGAGCTCAGCTATTTCTAGTGTATCCTTAGGGCCAGAGTGTAATTTGCAGTGTAGCCTTGTGGCCACTGAGCCCGAGCACGCCGGAACTGGCGGCAGTGACTCATTCTGCAGATTAGAAGGAGAAGTCCTGAGGTCACATGGGAGGTTAGCGTAGCCTGAACAGCTAATGTAAGAACACTGAGAAGAATGTGACACTGAGCAATGAGGTGGGCTGCTGCTGGCCTTGTGCAAACACAGAGTGGGTGCATGTAAGAGCCAGCGAGGCCACCTCAATACTGCTCACCTGCACTGCATCACGTTCCTCTGCTTCAGTAAGGACTGTGATACCATGGTCAGTAAAACATTACACTGCAGGAGCTTATTATAAATTCAGAGTAGCATGTCTATGTTAAGGTGCTGTGACCtccacaaaacaggaaacacggAGGGAACCGTGGAATTTGATCATGAAAACATAACTGTAAAAGGCAGAAATAGAGCAACTGTGTTCAAATTCACTGCTATTCCTAACATTTTTCATATTATTGAACTGTTGAAATCATATTCTTGCAAGATTCGACACCGTTTCTACCGAGAAAATCTGTTCAAATCGTAAAAACACAGGCAAGAAAGGAAGAGAATCACCAAAAAAATGATGAGATGTGCTACACCAAGCTGCAAATGTCTCTGTAAAAGTCTGATTTGTAGATCAGTCAGAGGACACATCTTATTCTTATGCATTCCTTAATGATCAGAGGCATTAATTCAAATGCAGTAACTGATAAGATGTCATGTTCTCTCCGTCTACAtcgctaaccctaaccctcgCTATGAAGTTATCCAACCATCTGCAGTCAAAAGCGTGTCAGAGCACAGATGTGGAGTTTTGTTTGACCTGAGCCATGTTGGCCTCCAAAAGCTGACTTTTCAGACTGACCCATCACCTGACTGTGAGGCAAGAATCTGTTAGTGTGTGCACATCGCTGTTTATGCAAGTGCTCCAAACTTCCTCATCTGGATACTTGAATGAAAACCACATGAGCTCACACCtcagagctaaaaaaaaaaactatcatATCAAAAGTGCCCATATCTCTTATCATTGTATATTTATACACCGAAGCTCCTCAAAAGAAGCcaatgtcattttaaatgtacTGAAGGGTGCCGTGAGAAAGCAAAGCGCCAGCTCAGCTCCAACCCAAACAGCAAGTACACTCAAGTAATTATCTaatgacacatttcacaaaGAGATCAGCCTCCCAGGTGAACACGCCTCACCTGTTTTGCAGCCACTCACACACCACAATCAACTGACACAGTCTGCTGCATTAAAGAAGTCAAAGGCAGGGTGACACTTGAAATACAAGTACGGCCACTGTGTACTCTCCTTTGAATGAAGCAGACACACCTGCTCCTGGGGTAGCATTTCAACAAGGTGACACATGATCAAGCAAAGACAAAGCTGTGGGAAGAAAGCAGCCGGCATGTAACACACATCAGGTGCTTTTTGCATGTAAAGTAACGTGTGTTCACTACATCCGCATCCAGCTGAGCCATAGCTGCAGTAATATGTCCCAACAAGCACATCTACTCACTTATCTGAATAACTCAAGGGCAGGAATTTTAACCGACATATTTGATTGTAGAGATAAACGCTTCAGATGGAGACAGCATTTCCGTGAGCACTACAGGCTGCAGCCTAATTATCCGTAATGAATTTATCTGGCTATAATTTGACGGGGAATGTGTTTTATCCGCAGAGCCAGGACGGCACGATGATGCTACATTACAACCTCTCCCTCTGTGATCTCGATCTTTCTCCATCTTATCGTTTACACGGCTGAATCAGATAACGCGTAACCTTTTCATTTACCCTCGGCTATATATTTTTACTTATCGGAATGTTATTCACGCTATCCACAATTCCCCTGTGTTATTCGCCTTGTGTGAAACTCTCGATCCGGTGTCGCATCCATTTGTGTGTCCTTGGTTAAGATAGTCGCTATCAACATTGGATGATAACACACTGCTGTGGCGATAACCTGCACACAGTTATATTACAGCATGTGTGATGCTATCAAAGCCTGAGTAATCAGATCGTTTTCATTGTAATCGGCtgacatcagcatcatttttccCTCTAAAGGGTGCGTGTCTGAAGCTATAAAAGGCTAGCAGCATCAACATTAGCCATTAGCAGCCAGCTTGAAGACGCGCTAGCAGCTAGCAAAGCTAAAAGCTAGCAGCTAGCATTTAGCGCTTTGGCCAAccactggtgctgctgctgccggccCGCTGCTGATGTGGTAAAAACCCGTCTATGCATCAATATCCACTGAACATTTCAAACGCGGCTCATGTGTCGCACTGCACACAGATACATGGCACATTAAAGGCGATGGGCCGCGCTGTGTGCGAGCCAACAGCTAACAATCAGTCCCTCTCATCAACATCTGCAAACCGTTCATACAGCGATACATTCTCACCTCTTCTCAACCGCTACGCCTGAGTCGCTGCGGCTGGATCAAACCTATTTATCCTCGTGACCAGAGCGCTGACATGATATTAATAAACTCTATTTACGCCGTGTATTTGGTTATGAAACACAACTGCAAGTCTGTtacaaaatgaatataaaattGAGTAAAATTGTAAATCTGAACATTGCCGGGACAGTCCTATCAGCCCGGAAGCGATTGAATGACGTCAGGACATGTCTCTGTCAGTGATTGGAGGACTGGAGGTGGCGCGTGCTTGGGGCAGCGGGGACGTCAGGGAGGTTACTCGCGGTCACAGCAGCCTGGCTCGCCAGTTTCCCATCAATTAAAGGCGGCTTGCCGGCTCGTTTTAACGTGTCAGTCATTATTCGAGCTGCCTTCGTGTGCACGTTTGAACGCGGGTCATCGCGTGTCTCTTTGGCAGGTGTCTctttttcattcactgtgatCGAGTATTAACTCAGTTTTAACAAGGAGGCGTTAATATTTTTAGCTGTGATCCACGTGTCTGTGTGAACAGTCACCGGGATCCTCCTGAAACGTGGTGTGAAAGTGTCTTAAGAGAAAACCACCAAAACCACTGAATTTCCTCCATTTGTGACTAACAGAAATCTGTAGCCCGGAAGTATAACTTCATCGCAGCATAAATAAATTCCATCATATATATAACAATAGCATCTGAAGAATGGGGAGAGCAGTGCGCTTGTTGGCTTagtgaaataaaaagcaaacgACAAAAACTGTCCTTGAATATATGAATATTACCACGTGTTTTGAACCGGCCAGACAGGTTAGTAGACTAATATTCAACCTGCACAAAACCTTTTATAACAacggcttcttcttcttcttcttcttcttcttcttcttcttattattattattattattagtcttcatgttta
The Chaetodon auriga isolate fChaAug3 chromosome 12, fChaAug3.hap1, whole genome shotgun sequence genome window above contains:
- the acsl3b gene encoding long-chain-fatty-acid--CoA ligase 3b, with product MKLKEDMNPVLLQVFRSVVWVYSVITFIPWYFFSGAGSNLERARRIKARSISGHPAGPYRAINNQDKLVAWMHPGVDTLDKMFEYAAVKYPERDCLGTREVLSEEDELQPNGKVFKKVILGDYNWLTYEEAYHAAKCFGSGLAALGQRPQCNIAIFCETRAEWIMAAQACFMFNFPLVTLYATLGPTAIAHGLNETEVTHIITSKDLLQSRLKAILCDVPRLQYVIVVDSKPTTLPNIPRGITIYNMDAVKDMGSKPDNKVNRRQPEPSDIAVIMYTSGSTGIPKGVMISHGNIIAGITGMAERIPDLNETDTYIGYLPLAHVLELSAELVCISHGCRIGYSSPQTLADQSTKIKKGSKGDTSVLKPTLMAAVPEIMDRIYKNVMTKVEEMSKFQKTLFVLAYNYKMEQISKGYTTPLCDSLVFKRVRALLGGNTRVLLSGGAPLSAATQRFMNICLCCPVGQGYGLTETCGAGTISEMWDYSTGRVGAPLVCSEITLKDWEEGGYYSTDKPNPRGEILIGGPNVTMGYYKNTTQNCDDFFVDEKGQRWFCTGDIGEFHPDGCLKIIDRKKDLVKLQAGEYVSLGKVEAVLKNCALIDNICAYANSDQSYVISFVVPNHKQLMALAEQKQVKGTWEEICNNPQMEKEVLRIITEAAISAKLERFEIPRKIRLSAEPWTPETGLVTDAFKLKRKELKTHYQEDIERMYGGK